From one Plectropomus leopardus isolate mb chromosome 8, YSFRI_Pleo_2.0, whole genome shotgun sequence genomic stretch:
- the apex2 gene encoding DNA-(apurinic or apyrimidinic site) lyase 2, whose translation MKLVTWNINGIRTFKGSIKNALDSLDADIICVQETKVTRDLLDERTAIVDGYNSYFSFSRGRSGYSGVATYCKDSATPFAAEEGLTGLLTNHEGAVGCYGDQAEFSSEELQLLDNEGRAVITQHRIMCQDKEKTLTVINVYCPRADPEKPERKRFKLQFYELLQCRAEALLINGSHVIVLGDVNTSHRQIDHCDPSDIDDFGENPGRKWLNSFLHSGEQEEGMTDEDHVEESEVTSTDPVHGGKFVDTFRYFHPTRTNAFTCWSTLTGARQTNYGTRIDYIFADCQLAKEQFVAADIMPEVEGSDHCPVWGKLSCPVLPSSKPPPLCTRYLPEFAGKQQKLSRFLVRVDQKSAQSEQRDALPGSQEEEERRENLNPSGAGNISGKKRLLTSDSVVPKGKKTKTVKTSSKPQGNLLSFFKPKHTNVVPSTDATVRQCEKTNGEDKVTSSQNSQKEFTSEDASSVTSSVPADTELEFDGSPQLLKQNDKQMKTTHSHPQPTVGCSNAKKGASSVFWKSVLHGPPPPPSCKVHREPCVLRTVKKEGPNMGKQFFVCARPQGHSSNPEARCNFFLWVDKGK comes from the exons ATGAAGCTCGTTACCTGGAATATAAATGGCATAAGGACGTTTAAAGGCAGCATTAAAAATGCTCTTGATTCACTGGATGCTGATATTATCTGTGTTCAAGAGACAAAAGTGACAA GAGACTTGCTTGATGAAAGAACTGCCATTGTTGACGGCTACAACTCCTATTTCAGCTTCAGTCGAGGACGCAGCGGCTATTCAG GGGTTGCCACTTACTGTAAAGACAGTGCCACTCCATTCGCTGCTGAGGAGGGTCTCACGGGTCTGCTCACCAACCATGAAGGGGCTGTTGGATGTTACGGGGACCAGGCTGAGTTCTCcagtgaggagctgcagcttcTGGACAATGAAGGACGAGCCGTTATCACACAGCACAGGAtcat GTGTCAGGACAAAGAGAAAACTCTTACTGTAATCAACGTATACTGTCCACGGGCTGACCCTGAGAAGCCAGAGCGAAAACGGTTCAAACTTCAGTTCTACGAGTTGCTTCAGTGTCGGGCTGAGGCTTTACTGATAAATGGCAG ccatgTGATTGTTTTAGGAGATGTTAACACATCTCACCGGCAAATAGACCACTGCGACCCCAGTGATATT GATGATTTTGGGGAAAACCCCGGGAGGAAATGGCTGAATAGCTTTTTGCACAGCGGAGAACAAGAAGAGGGAATGACTGATGAGGATCATGTTGAAGAATCGGAAGTAACCTCAACAGATCCAGTCCACGGTGGGAAATTTGTGGACACCTTTCGCTATTTCCACCCAACTCGCACCAACGCCTTCACATGCTGGTCCACTCTGACCGGAGCGCGGCAGACCAACTATGGCACACGCATCGACTACATATTCGCTGACTGCCAGCTCGCCAAGGAGCAGTTTGTGGCAGCGGACATCATGCCGGAGGTGGAGGGGTCAGACCACTGCCCCGTGTGGGGGAAACTGAGCTGCCCTGTCCTGCCGAGTTCAAAGCCTCCTCCGCTCTGCACGCGCTACCTGCCAGAGTTTGCTGGCAAGCAGCAGAAACTTTCCCGCTTCCTCGTGAGGGTGGACCAAAAATCAGCTCAGTCTGAGCAGCGGGATGCATTACCTGGATCtcaagaagaggaggaaaggagggagaaTTTAAATCCATCCGGAGCTGGAAACATCTCCGGTAAAAAACGGTTGTTAACATCAGACTCTGTTGTCCCAAAAGGGAAAAAGACGAAGACAGTAAAGACTTCTTCAAAGCCACAGGGCAAcctcctttcctttttcaaacctaaacatacaaatgttgttCCCTCTACTGACGCCACTGTAAGGCAGTGTGAAAAAACCAACGGCGAGGACAAAGTTACCTCATCACAGAACTCCCAAAAAGAGTTCACAAGCGAGGACGCATCCTCAGTCACAAGCAGCGTACCTGCAGATACTGAGCTTGAGTTTGATGGTTCACCACAGCTgctgaaacaaaatgacaaacagatgaaaacaacacattcaCACCCACAGCCGACTGTGGGATGctcaaatgccaaaaaaggggCCTCGTCAGTGTTTTGGAAGTCAGTGCTTCATGGACCTCCGCCGCCCCCCTCTTGTAAGGTCCACAGGGAGCCCTGCGTGCTTCGTACTGTGAAAAAAGAGGGGCCAAACATGGGCAAACAGTTCTTTGTATGTGCTCGTCCTCAGGGACATTCCTCCAACCCCGAGGCTCGCTGTAACTTCTTTTTGTGGGTTGATAAGGGGAAGTGA
- the zgc:162200 gene encoding protein bicaudal D homolog 2 isoform X1, whose translation MLEADADTAGAAAEREGEAEMGSGDLRAEVVRLTLELQEATEEKLQAARYGLVVLEESAALKTKHRQLEEEHEVLKGELQQLREAFADSVSSQKRAAADGECREENLLQETATKEAAMATRMEELQAELKQSRLALSNAHAEIDRLAVVSSQLKKECECLEAEKGHQRDEMKEYKVRELRQLQDNGELEEENISLQKQVSVLKENQVEFESIKLELTQKNEEQEELRAQMEEAARLREIAERQLDEALEALKEEREQKNCLRRELSALTLNPFDSVGNLELHLEQLDDSQEEGQGGEGEGEGEEQDSGINNGPGSAPGSAHPPHLGGSKSNGLIHRYSTPRTSDVFLRAPASGLVSDLLSELHFSDSQKLKQQLLQAEREKSGLTSKVEELQMQLMMTKQALSQQEDKVGSLTQQLDAVQNSQQHNQDADDRGDDETENGGDGNAVFDYEVDTKSKEVLEARMRSASEELLKLRDELSQAGARYNTLEHRYKQEKDRWRAEAQELADKIRQCIKSSKQDQERISELEKEIGATRKVAIDSEGHLSVAQEELLAFSEELSNLYHHICVCNNLTPKRVTLDYYRDGARSSAGGGARRSHYVYPQHNAQKKPRGNDMFSSKASALQFMGEVDSAGTSTESPTCPGSPTLDFRDPSNVRNLVAVIRCQIKHLRVAVDLCRQRGAMPYSGFSSGESERDAESLMEEVLKLKSLLSTKREQIATLRTVLKANKQTAELALSNLKTKYETEKSMVSETMMKLRNELKALKEDAATFSSLRVMFASRCDQYVTQLDEMQRQLAAAEDEKKTLNSLLRMAIQQKLALTQRLEDLEAPLSPHSLNSSPRRSRAKELATKSGRAPRSPRSSPARPPLRSSPRASPVLGGSVSAMATHHLRSLTRSLHTSPR comes from the exons ATGCTGGAGGCGGATGCAGACACAGCaggtgcagctgcagagagagaaggggaagCAGAGATGGGGAGCGGGGACTTGAGGGCTGAGGTGGTGCGGCTGACTCTGGAGCTCCAGGAGGCCACAGAGGAGAAACTGCAGGCAGCCCGCTATGGCCTGGTGGTGCTGGAGGAAAGTGCTGCCCTGAAGACGAAACATAGGCAGCTGGAAGAGGAGCATGAAGTGCTCAAAGGGGAGCTGCAGCAGCTTAGAGAG GCATTTGCAGATTCTGTGAGCAGCCAGAAGCGTGCAGCTGCGGATGGAGAGTGCCGGGAGGAGAACCTGCTGCAGGAAACTGCCACGAAGGAGGCTGCCATGGCAACCCGCATGGAGGAACTCCAGGCAGAGCTCAAGCAATCACGCCTTGCTCTGAGCAATGCACATGCAGAGATCGATAGACTGGCGGTGGTCTCCTCCCAGCTTAAGAAG GAGTGTGAGTGTCTGGAGGCAGAAAAGGGCCATCAGAGGGATGAGATGAAGGAATATAAAGTTCGTGAGCTTCGCCAGTTGCAGGACAATGGCGAACTGGAAGAAGAGAACATATCTCTGCAAAAACAAGTGTCTGTGCTCAAGGAAAACCAG gTTGAGTTTGAATCAATAAAGTTGGAGCTGACCCAGAAGAacgaggagcaggaggagctgcgAGCTCAGATGGAGGAGGCTGCGAGGCTGAGGGAGATAGCAGAGAGGCAGCTGGATGAGGCCCTGGAAGCCttgaaggaggagagggagcagaAGAACTGTCTGCGGCGAGAGCTCTCCGCCCTGACCCTTAACCCCTTTGATTCTGTGGGGAACCTGGAGCTCCACTTGGAGCAGCTGGATGACAGCCAGGAGGAGGGCCaggggggagagggagagggcgAGGGAGAAGAACAGGACAGCGGCATTAATAACGGTCCTGGGTCTGCTCCCGGTTCTGCTCACCCTCCTCACTTGGGGGGCTCCAAAAGTAACGGCCTCATCCATCGCTACTCCACTCCACGCACCAGTGACGTGTTCCTGCGTGCTCCAGCGTCTGGGCTGGTGTCGGACCTGCTGAGCGAGCTGCACTTTTCAGACAGTCAGAAACTAAAACAGCAACTTCTACAG GCAGAACGAGAGAAATCCGGTCTGACAAGCAAAGTGGAGGAACTCCAGATGCAGCTGATGATGACCAAACAGGCACTCAGTCAGCAAGAGGACAAAGTCGGATCTCTCACCCAGCAGCTGGATGCTGTGCAGAACAGCCAGCAGCACAACCAGGATGCAGACGACAGGGGAGATGATGAGACGGAGAACGGAGGCGACGGAAATGCAGTCTTTGACTATGAAGTAGACACCAAGAGCAAGGAAGTGCTGGAGGCGCGCATGCGTTCAGCCAGCGAAGAGCTTCTGAAGCTACGAGATGAACTGTCTCAGGCAGGTGCTCGTTATAACACGCTGGAGCACAGGTACAAGCAGGAGAAGGATCGTTGGAGGGCAGAGGCCCAGGAGCTGGCTGACAAGATCCGTCAATGCATCAAGTCCAGCAAGCAGGACCAGGAGCGCATCAGCGAGCTGGAGAAGGAGATCGGAGCCACACGGAAAGTGGCCATTGATTCGGAAGGGCACTTGAGCGTCGCCCAGGAAGAGCTACTGGCTTTCTCTGAGGAGCTCTCCAACCTCTATCACCACATCTGCGTGTGCAACAACTTGACACCCAAACGAGTCACTCTGGACTATTACCGTGATGGTGCGAGGTCAAGTGCTGGAGGTGGTGCACGACGATCACACTACGTCTACCCCCAGCACAATGCCCAGAAGAAGCCACGAGGTAATGACATGTTCAGCTCCAAAGCTTCTGCACTGCAGTTTATGGGGGAGGTGGACAGTGCAGGAACCAGCACAGAGTCCCCTACCTGCCCTGGATCCCCCACCCTGGATTTTAGGGACCCTTCAAACGTCCGCAACTTGGTAGCGGTCATCCGTTGCCAGATCAAACACCTTCGG GTGGCGGTGGACCTCTGTCGTCAGAGGGGCGCGATGCCTTACTCAGGGTTCAGCAGTGGAGAGTCGGAGCGGGATGCTGAGAGCCTCATGGAAGAAGTACTCAAACTCAAGTCACTTCTCAGCACCAAGAGAGAACAGATTGCAACCCTCAGGACTGTCCTGAAGGCTAACAAACAG ACTGCAGAGTTGGCCCTGTCCAATTTGAAAACCAAGTACGAGACAGAGAAGAGCATGGTGTCAGAGACCATGATGAAACTGCGGAACGAGCTCAAAGCCTTGAAGGAGGACGCCGCCACCTTCTCTTCACTGCGAGTCATGTTTGCCAGTCG GTGTGACCAGTATGTCACCCAGTTGGATGAGATGCAGAGGCAGCTGGCAGCAGCCGAAGACGAGAAGAAGACACTGAATTCTCTGCTGCGTATGGCCATCCAGCAGAAGCTGGCTCTCACTCAGCGTCTGGAGGACCTGGAAGCCCCTCTGTCTCCCCACAGCTTGAACAGCAGCCCCCGCCGCTCCCGGGCCAAAGAGCTCGCCACCAAGTCAGGCCGGGCTCCACGGAGCCCCCGGAGCAGTCCTGCTCGCCCTCCACTGAGAAGCAGTCCACGAGCTAGCCCTGTTCTCGGCGGCAGCGTTTCTGCTATGGCCACGCACCACCTGCGAAGCTTAACCCGAAGCCTCCACACAAGCCCT CGCTGA
- the zgc:162200 gene encoding protein bicaudal D homolog 2 isoform X2: MLEADADTAGAAAEREGEAEMGSGDLRAEVVRLTLELQEATEEKLQAARYGLVVLEESAALKTKHRQLEEEHEVLKGELQQLREAFADSVSSQKRAAADGECREENLLQETATKEAAMATRMEELQAELKQSRLALSNAHAEIDRLAVVSSQLKKECECLEAEKGHQRDEMKEYKVRELRQLQDNGELEEENISLQKQVSVLKENQVEFESIKLELTQKNEEQEELRAQMEEAARLREIAERQLDEALEALKEEREQKNCLRRELSALTLNPFDSVGNLELHLEQLDDSQEEGQGGEGEGEGEEQDSGINNGPGSAPGSAHPPHLGGSKSNGLIHRYSTPRTSDVFLRAPASGLVSDLLSELHFSDSQKLKQQLLQAEREKSGLTSKVEELQMQLMMTKQALSQQEDKVGSLTQQLDAVQNSQQHNQDADDRGDDETENGGDGNAVFDYEVDTKSKEVLEARMRSASEELLKLRDELSQAGARYNTLEHRYKQEKDRWRAEAQELADKIRQCIKSSKQDQERISELEKEIGATRKVAIDSEGHLSVAQEELLAFSEELSNLYHHICVCNNLTPKRVTLDYYRDGARSSAGGGARRSHYVYPQHNAQKKPRGNDMFSSKASALQFMGEVDSAGTSTESPTCPGSPTLDFRDPSNVRNLVAVIRCQIKHLRVAVDLCRQRGAMPYSGFSSGESERDAESLMEEVLKLKSLLSTKREQIATLRTVLKANKQTAELALSNLKTKYETEKSMVSETMMKLRNELKALKEDAATFSSLRVMFASRAETLLPLLQTPSSP; this comes from the exons ATGCTGGAGGCGGATGCAGACACAGCaggtgcagctgcagagagagaaggggaagCAGAGATGGGGAGCGGGGACTTGAGGGCTGAGGTGGTGCGGCTGACTCTGGAGCTCCAGGAGGCCACAGAGGAGAAACTGCAGGCAGCCCGCTATGGCCTGGTGGTGCTGGAGGAAAGTGCTGCCCTGAAGACGAAACATAGGCAGCTGGAAGAGGAGCATGAAGTGCTCAAAGGGGAGCTGCAGCAGCTTAGAGAG GCATTTGCAGATTCTGTGAGCAGCCAGAAGCGTGCAGCTGCGGATGGAGAGTGCCGGGAGGAGAACCTGCTGCAGGAAACTGCCACGAAGGAGGCTGCCATGGCAACCCGCATGGAGGAACTCCAGGCAGAGCTCAAGCAATCACGCCTTGCTCTGAGCAATGCACATGCAGAGATCGATAGACTGGCGGTGGTCTCCTCCCAGCTTAAGAAG GAGTGTGAGTGTCTGGAGGCAGAAAAGGGCCATCAGAGGGATGAGATGAAGGAATATAAAGTTCGTGAGCTTCGCCAGTTGCAGGACAATGGCGAACTGGAAGAAGAGAACATATCTCTGCAAAAACAAGTGTCTGTGCTCAAGGAAAACCAG gTTGAGTTTGAATCAATAAAGTTGGAGCTGACCCAGAAGAacgaggagcaggaggagctgcgAGCTCAGATGGAGGAGGCTGCGAGGCTGAGGGAGATAGCAGAGAGGCAGCTGGATGAGGCCCTGGAAGCCttgaaggaggagagggagcagaAGAACTGTCTGCGGCGAGAGCTCTCCGCCCTGACCCTTAACCCCTTTGATTCTGTGGGGAACCTGGAGCTCCACTTGGAGCAGCTGGATGACAGCCAGGAGGAGGGCCaggggggagagggagagggcgAGGGAGAAGAACAGGACAGCGGCATTAATAACGGTCCTGGGTCTGCTCCCGGTTCTGCTCACCCTCCTCACTTGGGGGGCTCCAAAAGTAACGGCCTCATCCATCGCTACTCCACTCCACGCACCAGTGACGTGTTCCTGCGTGCTCCAGCGTCTGGGCTGGTGTCGGACCTGCTGAGCGAGCTGCACTTTTCAGACAGTCAGAAACTAAAACAGCAACTTCTACAG GCAGAACGAGAGAAATCCGGTCTGACAAGCAAAGTGGAGGAACTCCAGATGCAGCTGATGATGACCAAACAGGCACTCAGTCAGCAAGAGGACAAAGTCGGATCTCTCACCCAGCAGCTGGATGCTGTGCAGAACAGCCAGCAGCACAACCAGGATGCAGACGACAGGGGAGATGATGAGACGGAGAACGGAGGCGACGGAAATGCAGTCTTTGACTATGAAGTAGACACCAAGAGCAAGGAAGTGCTGGAGGCGCGCATGCGTTCAGCCAGCGAAGAGCTTCTGAAGCTACGAGATGAACTGTCTCAGGCAGGTGCTCGTTATAACACGCTGGAGCACAGGTACAAGCAGGAGAAGGATCGTTGGAGGGCAGAGGCCCAGGAGCTGGCTGACAAGATCCGTCAATGCATCAAGTCCAGCAAGCAGGACCAGGAGCGCATCAGCGAGCTGGAGAAGGAGATCGGAGCCACACGGAAAGTGGCCATTGATTCGGAAGGGCACTTGAGCGTCGCCCAGGAAGAGCTACTGGCTTTCTCTGAGGAGCTCTCCAACCTCTATCACCACATCTGCGTGTGCAACAACTTGACACCCAAACGAGTCACTCTGGACTATTACCGTGATGGTGCGAGGTCAAGTGCTGGAGGTGGTGCACGACGATCACACTACGTCTACCCCCAGCACAATGCCCAGAAGAAGCCACGAGGTAATGACATGTTCAGCTCCAAAGCTTCTGCACTGCAGTTTATGGGGGAGGTGGACAGTGCAGGAACCAGCACAGAGTCCCCTACCTGCCCTGGATCCCCCACCCTGGATTTTAGGGACCCTTCAAACGTCCGCAACTTGGTAGCGGTCATCCGTTGCCAGATCAAACACCTTCGG GTGGCGGTGGACCTCTGTCGTCAGAGGGGCGCGATGCCTTACTCAGGGTTCAGCAGTGGAGAGTCGGAGCGGGATGCTGAGAGCCTCATGGAAGAAGTACTCAAACTCAAGTCACTTCTCAGCACCAAGAGAGAACAGATTGCAACCCTCAGGACTGTCCTGAAGGCTAACAAACAG ACTGCAGAGTTGGCCCTGTCCAATTTGAAAACCAAGTACGAGACAGAGAAGAGCATGGTGTCAGAGACCATGATGAAACTGCGGAACGAGCTCAAAGCCTTGAAGGAGGACGCCGCCACCTTCTCTTCACTGCGAGTCATGTTTGCCAGTCG CGCTGAAACACTCCTTCCATTACTCCAAACCCCTTCTTCTCCATAA